In Candidatus Cohnella colombiensis, one DNA window encodes the following:
- a CDS encoding methyl-accepting chemotaxis protein — MNEQSLELHQRNKLMVYLVWGSLLLGIGGAYSSLDTIIILLMTGLPVAVVCTVMTVVKKGIPYVMYLIAVGLGVISFFFIQSTTSISNILILYFSLAIVSLYHNYRPLLVSGVLAVAMTNYFLVTKDSYQEADVIGLNVFIILVTAALIAQSRIGSKMVKRVEISSAESETSRKETVKVLDEVKQSVEILDASNSSIQESAGATGKIANELVLAFQQLAGGIETQATSVSDITTALQDVNETVVKTNQASSLMSGKSRETADMTSQGKEQMDVLSSTMNDIARIVYDTSTVMSEVNEQNNKIGDIVVAISDIADQTNILSLNASIEAARAGEHGKGFSVVSTEIRKLAQHSQDASSEITEILNVIRSKVQLAAQMVDDGRKVSESGIVVTSNVEQLFAKINDNTAEVLEQAENLRAMNEQLQASSHTVMDEMTYVASVTEQSSASVEQVLASAEEQNNRVGDIVDSIRQLSDLTGKLKALTN; from the coding sequence ATGAACGAACAGAGCTTGGAGTTGCACCAAAGGAACAAGTTGATGGTCTATTTGGTTTGGGGTAGTCTGCTTCTTGGTATCGGAGGAGCCTACAGCAGCCTGGACACGATTATTATTTTGTTAATGACAGGTTTGCCCGTAGCTGTGGTATGCACCGTTATGACGGTGGTGAAGAAAGGAATTCCTTATGTCATGTACTTGATCGCAGTGGGATTGGGAGTCATATCCTTTTTCTTTATCCAATCGACAACCTCGATTAGCAATATACTCATTCTATACTTCAGCTTGGCGATTGTATCGTTGTATCACAATTATAGACCGTTGTTGGTGAGCGGTGTGTTAGCCGTCGCGATGACGAATTACTTTCTAGTTACGAAAGATTCATATCAAGAGGCGGACGTCATAGGTTTGAACGTCTTTATCATCCTGGTCACGGCCGCACTGATCGCGCAAAGCCGGATTGGAAGCAAGATGGTGAAGCGCGTGGAGATTAGTAGCGCGGAGTCCGAAACGTCCAGGAAAGAAACGGTCAAAGTGCTGGATGAAGTCAAACAGTCGGTTGAAATATTGGATGCATCCAATTCGAGCATTCAAGAAAGCGCAGGGGCAACCGGCAAAATCGCCAATGAGCTCGTGCTCGCGTTCCAACAATTGGCCGGAGGAATCGAGACGCAAGCGACCAGCGTTTCCGACATCACGACCGCATTGCAAGATGTGAACGAAACGGTCGTTAAGACGAACCAAGCTTCATCCTTAATGAGTGGTAAATCCCGCGAAACGGCGGATATGACTTCACAAGGGAAAGAACAGATGGACGTCCTGTCCAGTACGATGAACGACATCGCCCGCATCGTTTACGATACGTCCACAGTCATGAGCGAAGTCAACGAGCAAAATAACAAAATCGGCGATATCGTGGTGGCTATTTCGGATATTGCCGATCAAACGAATATTTTATCCCTAAATGCGTCCATTGAAGCTGCAAGGGCGGGGGAACACGGCAAAGGTTTCTCCGTCGTATCCACTGAAATCCGCAAGCTTGCGCAGCATTCACAAGACGCGTCATCGGAAATTACGGAAATTCTCAATGTGATTCGGAGCAAAGTGCAGTTGGCGGCTCAAATGGTAGATGACGGCCGAAAGGTCTCGGAATCCGGCATTGTTGTCACCAGCAACGTCGAGCAGCTGTTCGCGAAAATCAACGATAATACCGCAGAAGTATTGGAACAGGCGGAAAATTTGCGAGCGATGAACGAACAATTGCAAGCTTCCTCGCATACGGTCATGGACGAAATGACCTACGTCGCTTCGGTCACCGAACAATCCTCAGCTTCCGTTGAGCAAGTGCTGGCAAGCGCCGAAGAGCAAAACAATCGGGTTGGCGATATCGTGGATAGCATCCGCCAACTTAGTGACCTGACCGGCAAACTCAAAGCCCTCACGAACTGA
- a CDS encoding type VI secretion system tube protein Hcp, producing MTKVRTYFLVIMIVILLGIGSGTTAIAATITEDSPTSNYNVYLKLDGICGESKAVRYANWIELSGVEFNVSNSFSATASGAGGATGKAEMDQFVISKAYDCSSIPLMMDSLSGKHIKNGQLVFVRPSSDQSIPVLKIDLDNVTIVNYQFSMMNETVSFQVGSIQFSYTAQDDKGGKKLPIQGGWDFIANQMK from the coding sequence ATGACAAAGGTAAGGACCTATTTCTTGGTGATCATGATAGTCATCTTGTTAGGAATCGGATCCGGTACAACAGCCATTGCTGCGACGATAACCGAAGACTCTCCAACATCAAACTATAATGTTTATCTGAAATTGGATGGAATTTGTGGTGAATCGAAGGCTGTTCGATACGCAAATTGGATCGAACTCAGCGGTGTCGAGTTCAATGTTTCGAATTCCTTTTCCGCCACCGCATCTGGAGCAGGGGGAGCTACGGGCAAGGCCGAGATGGATCAGTTTGTGATATCGAAAGCTTACGATTGTTCTTCTATCCCCCTCATGATGGATTCGCTATCCGGCAAGCATATTAAAAACGGTCAATTAGTATTCGTCAGACCGAGCAGTGACCAATCTATTCCTGTTTTGAAGATAGATCTCGACAATGTTACCATCGTCAATTATCAATTTTCGATGATGAATGAAACTGTGTCGTTTCAAGTTGGTTCCATCCAATTCAGCTACACGGCGCAAGATGACAAAGGTGGGAAAAAACTTCCGATCCAGGGCGGTTGGGATTTTATCGCGAATCAAATGAAATAG
- a CDS encoding S-layer homology domain-containing protein: MKDRSLKIFSLIVIVSLFLAGFPNFSVASSVALNQATYQSSNLAASASVTSVAVGGRHSIALKNDGTVWTWGYNSNGQLGDGTMTDRSTPVHVTGVNGIIAISGGDEYTVALKNDGTVWTWGLNTSGQLGDGTTSNRSAPVQVLGLKGIIAIAGGSTHTTALKDDGTVWAWGTGYLGDGAVSVRTTPVQVSGLSRITAIACSRFHTIALKDDGTVWFWGQVIFNYNRGDMYESSLPVKVPGLNGLTAIASGYEHMIHLKNDGTVWTWGSYEYGQLGDGMISRGTNPVQVSDLSGVATIGGGGLSTIALKNDGTVWTWGFNYYGQLGDGTHLTKSTPVQVTGLSGITAIDISGSHAITLKNDGTIWTWGENEKGQLGTGNTSYTSSVPVQVQWSASPEPSLTGITLDSTSYTLVKGNSHQTIVTAHYSDNTTQTITDQADYRSSNLAAATVNTAGLVSGENAGQSNITVSYLGQSATASVNVSDPPTEGYLYGVIIDTGTNAPAPGLTLTFRKGINVTDGPVVATITSVTGDYDITLPYGDYTAVITGDNYEPSMIVATVNKLTNSKNGTITRKPESLSGYLYGVIIDTGTNAPAPGLTLTFRKGINVTDGPVVATITSATGDYDVTLPYGDYTAVITGDNYEPSMIVATVNRPTNSKNGTITPVGSSPPSPPVASTPPGPPTLLPSVWLTGNQPYISWNQAVRTEQNNGRIQIRLDASSVMSLIDHAPPDTALYTIGVDVTGSAIFEIPSSLAKAAYEKAGCSGWILVLTETGSYTLPLQVLNANEGLEDGAVTRIEVSPTEQPESSRIISAAEKAQVTLLPAPATTFSLTITHEGKAKTIKDFGDFYVERSIRLGDKENLFPPQPLMPGIFLFDQERGSFQFTPARLVNDENGTVHAIIRSTGNSTYVAGYKKVSFHDIGSHWAESAINKLASKGLISGTRQNRFEPDEPVTRAEFTALLVRGLGLQDQKVSGSFSDVKANNWYSNEVLIAEQKKLVSGHNDAFRPNDKLTREEMAVMIARALEYAAPTRIFPLADLDSFTDADRISDWARWSFRISVVNGILIGTSQRSLDPTGTCTRAQAVIVLERMLRTLALSD, translated from the coding sequence ATGAAAGACCGCAGTCTGAAAATTTTTTCGTTGATTGTTATTGTATCTTTGTTCCTCGCTGGCTTTCCGAATTTTTCGGTAGCATCATCCGTTGCTTTGAACCAAGCCACCTACCAGTCTTCCAATCTGGCTGCATCTGCGTCCGTTACATCTGTCGCAGTCGGTGGCCGTCACTCAATAGCGCTAAAAAACGATGGGACCGTCTGGACCTGGGGATATAATTCCAATGGCCAACTCGGAGATGGAACAATGACAGATCGATCAACTCCGGTTCACGTAACCGGTGTTAATGGGATCATTGCGATTTCCGGAGGGGATGAATATACAGTCGCGCTGAAAAACGATGGGACGGTGTGGACCTGGGGGCTCAATACATCCGGCCAACTGGGAGATGGAACAACATCGAATCGATCGGCTCCTGTTCAAGTACTGGGATTAAAGGGCATAATTGCAATTGCGGGAGGGTCTACACATACGACGGCTCTAAAAGACGATGGGACGGTTTGGGCCTGGGGAACCGGGTACCTCGGAGACGGGGCAGTATCGGTTCGAACGACTCCTGTTCAAGTATCCGGCCTAAGTAGAATAACGGCAATTGCATGCAGCCGATTCCATACGATCGCTCTGAAAGATGATGGAACGGTCTGGTTCTGGGGGCAAGTCATTTTTAACTATAATCGCGGAGATATGTATGAATCATCGTTGCCTGTCAAAGTGCCCGGACTAAATGGTTTGACTGCGATTGCAAGCGGGTACGAACATATGATACATCTAAAAAACGATGGGACCGTCTGGACTTGGGGCTCTTATGAATATGGTCAACTCGGTGACGGGATGATCTCACGAGGGACAAATCCAGTTCAAGTGTCCGATTTAAGCGGCGTGGCTACAATTGGAGGTGGAGGACTAAGCACAATCGCCCTGAAAAACGATGGGACCGTCTGGACCTGGGGATTTAATTACTACGGTCAACTGGGAGACGGGACACACTTGACAAAATCGACTCCGGTTCAAGTGACCGGTTTAAGCGGAATAACGGCGATCGATATCAGCGGCTCTCATGCGATTACCCTCAAAAACGATGGGACGATCTGGACCTGGGGGGAAAATGAAAAAGGCCAACTAGGAACCGGTAACACTTCATATACATCTTCCGTTCCCGTTCAAGTCCAATGGTCTGCAAGTCCAGAACCAAGCTTAACTGGCATTACATTAGATTCAACGTCGTACACCCTTGTCAAAGGAAACTCACATCAAACAATTGTCACGGCCCATTATTCGGACAACACAACACAGACAATAACGGATCAGGCCGATTACCGATCGTCCAATCTGGCGGCCGCTACGGTGAATACGGCCGGATTGGTGTCGGGGGAAAATGCGGGACAATCAAACATTACGGTTTCTTATCTCGGTCAATCAGCCACCGCTTCGGTTAACGTAAGTGATCCTCCGACAGAAGGATACTTGTACGGCGTCATCATCGACACTGGGACCAACGCGCCTGCGCCGGGGCTAACGCTGACGTTCAGAAAAGGGATTAACGTAACCGACGGACCCGTCGTGGCGACGATAACCTCGGTTACCGGAGATTACGATATAACGTTGCCTTATGGTGACTATACTGCCGTCATCACAGGTGACAACTATGAGCCATCCATGATTGTCGCCACTGTGAACAAACTGACGAACAGTAAGAACGGCACGATCACCCGGAAGCCGGAATCATTGAGCGGATACTTGTACGGCGTCATCATCGACACCGGGACCAACGCGCCTGCGCCGGGGCTAACGCTGACGTTCAGAAAAGGAATTAACGTAACCGACGGACCCGTCGTGGCGACGATAACCTCGGCCACCGGAGATTACGATGTAACGCTGCCTTATGGTGACTATACTGCCGTCATCACGGGTGACAACTATGAGCCATCCATGATTGTCGCCACCGTCAACAGACCGACGAACAGTAAGAATGGCACGATCACTCCGGTCGGTTCAAGCCCGCCTAGCCCGCCAGTAGCAAGCACTCCGCCAGGGCCCCCGACATTACTGCCGAGTGTCTGGTTGACGGGCAATCAGCCCTATATTTCCTGGAATCAGGCAGTCCGTACGGAGCAAAACAATGGGCGCATACAAATACGTTTGGATGCGAGCTCCGTCATGTCACTTATTGATCATGCACCTCCCGATACGGCGTTATATACGATCGGTGTCGATGTGACCGGATCGGCAATCTTTGAAATACCCTCCTCCCTTGCTAAGGCAGCCTATGAGAAGGCAGGATGTTCGGGCTGGATTCTCGTGCTGACTGAGACTGGCTCTTATACGCTACCACTGCAAGTGCTTAACGCAAATGAAGGGCTGGAGGACGGAGCCGTTACTCGAATCGAGGTGTCGCCGACTGAACAGCCGGAAAGCTCCCGGATCATTTCTGCGGCAGAGAAAGCGCAGGTCACTTTGCTCCCCGCACCGGCTACCACTTTTTCGCTAACCATAACTCATGAAGGAAAAGCGAAAACAATAAAAGATTTCGGAGACTTTTACGTAGAACGATCCATACGTCTGGGGGACAAGGAAAATCTATTTCCACCTCAACCTCTCATGCCCGGCATTTTCCTCTTCGATCAGGAGAGGGGATCGTTCCAATTCACGCCAGCCCGATTAGTAAACGACGAGAACGGCACAGTTCACGCCATCATCCGGAGTACGGGCAACAGCACCTACGTTGCAGGGTACAAAAAGGTCTCTTTTCATGATATTGGGTCGCACTGGGCCGAGTCCGCCATTAACAAACTCGCTTCCAAAGGTCTTATAAGTGGCACAAGACAGAATCGGTTCGAACCGGATGAGCCGGTTACCCGTGCGGAGTTCACTGCTTTGCTTGTCCGCGGCCTCGGCCTGCAAGACCAGAAAGTATCCGGTTCATTCAGTGACGTTAAGGCTAACAATTGGTATAGCAATGAGGTGCTGATCGCCGAGCAAAAGAAACTTGTTTCTGGACATAATGACGCTTTCCGCCCGAACGATAAACTCACCCGTGAGGAGATGGCGGTCATGATCGCCCGAGCGCTTGAATATGCTGCCCCTACGAGAATATTCCCCTTAGCGGATCTGGATTCGTTTACGGATGCCGATCGAATATCCGATTGGGCTCGTTGGTCTTTCCGAATCTCCGTCGTTAACGGTATCCTAATTGGAACATCGCAACGAAGTCTAGACCCTACCGGCACCTGCACCCGTGCTCAAGCGGTCATCGTGCTAGAACGTATGCTAAGGACACTAGCCTTGTCAGATTAG
- a CDS encoding DHA2 family efflux MFS transporter permease subunit: protein MTEKSEKGVNKAILIAIILAGAFVLILNQTLLNTALPHIMSDLSIAATTGQWLITGFMLVNGVLIPISAFFISKFSSKNLFIAAMSFFALGTLVGATAQGFEVLFIGRILQACGAGIMMPLIQTMLLMMFPPEKRGAVMGLVGLVIAFAPAIGPTLAGWVLESYEWRALFYMMLPVVLIVIVLAQFVMKKETKHTNPKIDILSILLSTIGFSGLLYGFSSSGRQGWDSPEVWITIAVGAISLIVFTWRQFVIDTPLLHLRVFQNKTFSLSVIIGMVVMICNAGTQLLIPLYMQTARGYTALESGLMILPGAIVMGIMSPITGRIFDKIGLRPLAITGLSIAAVTAFLFSNITESTSYTYMVVVYAVLMFGISMIIMPIMTVGINQLKTEMIPHGTAVNNTLRTVAASIGMAILITIMSNKTNEAVKDKLTDPMVHGISAAFSVVASVAVVALVLSFFVKGKKGVTRVKKAA from the coding sequence ATGACGGAGAAATCTGAAAAAGGTGTAAACAAAGCCATCCTAATAGCGATCATACTTGCTGGTGCTTTTGTTCTAATTTTGAATCAAACGTTGCTTAATACTGCGTTGCCGCACATTATGTCGGACTTATCCATCGCCGCAACGACTGGACAATGGTTAATAACGGGATTTATGCTCGTCAACGGTGTGTTAATTCCGATTTCAGCCTTTTTTATATCGAAATTTTCATCAAAGAACTTATTTATTGCAGCGATGTCCTTTTTTGCACTTGGAACATTGGTAGGAGCAACTGCACAAGGCTTTGAAGTGTTATTTATCGGTAGGATTCTGCAAGCCTGTGGTGCTGGCATCATGATGCCATTAATACAAACCATGCTATTGATGATGTTCCCGCCGGAAAAGCGTGGAGCCGTTATGGGGTTGGTTGGCTTAGTCATTGCATTCGCTCCTGCCATTGGACCCACATTGGCGGGTTGGGTTCTCGAAAGTTATGAATGGCGAGCACTGTTTTACATGATGTTGCCTGTCGTCTTGATTGTTATCGTTTTAGCGCAATTCGTAATGAAGAAGGAAACCAAGCACACGAATCCTAAAATCGATATCTTATCCATCCTATTATCGACGATTGGATTCAGTGGTTTGTTATATGGTTTCAGCTCATCCGGCAGACAGGGCTGGGACAGTCCGGAGGTTTGGATTACAATCGCAGTCGGTGCCATTTCACTCATCGTATTTACATGGCGCCAATTTGTTATCGATACACCGCTTCTCCATTTGCGAGTGTTTCAAAATAAAACCTTTAGCTTGTCCGTAATCATCGGCATGGTGGTCATGATTTGTAATGCGGGAACACAACTGCTTATCCCGCTATATATGCAAACTGCCCGCGGATATACCGCGTTGGAATCTGGCTTAATGATTTTGCCGGGAGCCATTGTGATGGGAATTATGTCACCTATTACCGGCAGAATATTCGATAAGATCGGACTTCGGCCATTGGCTATAACGGGTTTATCCATTGCGGCAGTAACAGCATTCTTATTTAGTAATATCACAGAATCAACTTCCTACACCTATATGGTTGTTGTCTATGCAGTCTTAATGTTTGGTATTTCAATGATCATTATGCCAATTATGACAGTCGGTATTAATCAACTTAAGACCGAGATGATTCCACATGGTACAGCCGTAAACAATACGTTACGTACAGTCGCTGCGTCCATCGGTATGGCTATTCTGATCACGATCATGTCCAATAAAACCAATGAAGCTGTGAAAGATAAATTGACAGATCCGATGGTGCATGGAATCTCAGCCGCATTCTCTGTCGTCGCAAGCGTGGCAGTCGTTGCATTAGTGTTGTCCTTCTTTGTGAAAGGAAAAAAAGGTGTTACTCGAGTTAAAAAGGCAGCGTAA
- a CDS encoding helix-turn-helix domain containing protein, translating into MQLKKSDIVDAAVQLFIDQGYHATSIQDILNRSGISKGTFYKHFQSKVELLRASLLYHEDKMNADCNRIVIGEDDTGKEIFIQQLSTMMTYRAESKINALIEDALVSNDSDLIAFIKQMRIRMISWIYVRLNQLFSKQYHEYLMDVTIALSGMLQNMLTMNASLRNPAPIPSICVYCVTQAEELLISVEHKKIKVFETDELEQSFHMLEQPDFSYSELALSTGSIRKLIDKRIDDSERQRMAFDLILFIQEEAAAEDPKASLISSAITTLMNMKEISDSPEMEAYKNTLSKLGFRPI; encoded by the coding sequence ATGCAACTAAAGAAATCGGATATCGTGGATGCAGCTGTACAGCTATTTATCGATCAGGGTTATCATGCTACTTCCATTCAAGACATATTGAATCGCAGCGGCATTTCAAAAGGAACTTTTTATAAGCACTTTCAATCCAAAGTTGAACTGCTTCGAGCTTCGCTTCTGTACCATGAAGATAAAATGAATGCCGACTGTAATCGAATAGTAATTGGCGAAGACGATACCGGTAAAGAGATCTTCATTCAACAGTTATCGACCATGATGACTTATCGCGCTGAGAGTAAAATCAATGCTTTAATTGAGGATGCTTTAGTGTCTAACGATTCTGATCTGATCGCATTTATAAAGCAAATGCGTATTCGGATGATAAGCTGGATCTACGTACGTTTGAATCAACTATTCTCGAAGCAATATCATGAATATTTAATGGATGTAACCATAGCCTTATCAGGTATGTTACAGAACATGCTTACAATGAATGCCTCATTAAGGAATCCGGCCCCGATTCCTTCCATCTGCGTATATTGCGTTACCCAAGCAGAAGAATTACTCATCAGCGTCGAGCATAAGAAAATCAAAGTATTCGAGACGGACGAACTTGAACAATCGTTTCACATGTTGGAGCAGCCTGATTTCTCTTATAGCGAACTGGCTCTGAGCACGGGGAGTATACGTAAATTAATCGATAAGAGGATAGATGATTCGGAGCGCCAACGTATGGCGTTCGACTTGATCCTGTTTATACAAGAAGAAGCCGCCGCAGAGGATCCTAAAGCGTCCTTAATATCAAGTGCTATAACTACGTTAATGAACATGAAGGAGATAAGTGATTCACCAGAGATGGAAGCTTACAAGAATACTCTAAGTAAACTTGGATTCAGACCCATTTGA
- a CDS encoding DinB family protein yields MDAKGYLYSAEMLDQLVTVINKDRWEEIIIPEIGSAGRLFAHMVRVRDVYRDSFSTGRIRLPGNSISRDADLEVELIRSRKELADAMTNSKVDRIYWSDDYSVSPDEICSIAIQHEAIHQGQWYVALKQAGIVIPEQWRSDWHLW; encoded by the coding sequence TTGGACGCAAAGGGCTATTTGTACTCGGCAGAAATGTTAGACCAATTGGTTACTGTAATAAACAAGGATAGGTGGGAGGAAATCATCATACCTGAAATCGGTTCAGCAGGTAGATTATTTGCTCATATGGTAAGGGTTAGGGATGTTTATCGTGATAGTTTTAGTACGGGGCGTATTAGGTTGCCTGGAAATTCTATATCAAGAGATGCAGACTTGGAAGTAGAACTAATAAGAAGTCGTAAAGAGTTAGCAGACGCAATGACAAATTCTAAAGTGGATAGGATTTATTGGAGTGACGATTATTCGGTGTCGCCAGATGAAATATGTAGTATTGCAATTCAACATGAAGCCATTCATCAAGGTCAATGGTATGTGGCATTGAAACAAGCAGGAATAGTTATCCCTGAACAATGGCGTTCAGATTGGCACTTATGGTAG
- a CDS encoding DsbA family protein, giving the protein MKNNNNMICDLETGVCGVAGEEEMEVIDFNQPPKKVANLYYVTDPICSHCWAIEPILRRFVEQYGHYFNFHTVMGGLLEKWHDGPIDPANGIYKPADVAGHWREVGEHSRMPIDGTLMIDNPVQSSYPPSRVFKVIQKNHNGAIAYEYLRRAREALFAFNQNISDQSVLIEIVNKMGLDGEAIVNEAEQPIGQQLLNEDFEQARSLGVRGFPTIIMINEENKGVKIGGGRPFEYYVDGLKQVLNLEQLQPKQQPPLSSLLEKEKLLFSKEIEVMYDVEQSDVNSFIEKELSPGRYQAKEIVGEFYFTTTE; this is encoded by the coding sequence ATGAAGAACAATAATAATATGATTTGTGATTTAGAAACAGGTGTATGCGGAGTTGCTGGAGAGGAAGAAATGGAGGTTATTGATTTTAATCAACCCCCAAAAAAAGTGGCTAATCTTTATTATGTGACTGATCCGATTTGTTCTCATTGCTGGGCAATTGAACCTATTCTTCGTCGTTTTGTAGAGCAATATGGACATTATTTTAACTTTCATACGGTTATGGGTGGTTTGCTGGAAAAGTGGCATGACGGACCCATCGACCCTGCCAACGGAATTTATAAACCAGCCGACGTTGCTGGTCATTGGAGAGAAGTTGGAGAACATTCAAGAATGCCCATTGATGGCACTTTAATGATTGATAATCCAGTTCAATCGTCCTACCCACCCTCTCGTGTATTTAAGGTGATTCAAAAAAATCATAATGGTGCAATCGCATATGAATATTTGCGCCGTGCAAGAGAAGCGCTGTTCGCATTTAATCAAAATATTTCGGATCAATCCGTTCTGATTGAAATCGTAAATAAAATGGGCCTGGATGGTGAAGCGATTGTAAATGAAGCTGAACAACCAATTGGACAACAATTATTGAATGAAGATTTTGAGCAAGCTAGAAGCTTAGGTGTCAGAGGCTTTCCTACCATTATCATGATTAATGAGGAAAATAAAGGCGTAAAAATTGGTGGTGGCCGTCCGTTTGAATACTATGTAGACGGATTAAAACAAGTTCTAAATTTGGAACAACTGCAACCCAAACAACAACCTCCCCTTTCTAGCTTGCTTGAAAAAGAAAAACTTCTATTTTCTAAAGAAATTGAAGTCATGTACGATGTTGAACAATCTGATGTTAATTCGTTTATTGAAAAAGAGCTTTCACCAGGTCGTTACCAAGCGAAGGAAATTGTTGGGGAGTTTTATTTTACAACAACTGAATAA
- a CDS encoding TetR/AcrR family transcriptional regulator: MIPSKTDPRVLRTRKLIMDSFIELSGRQEFKDITIKDITTEAMINRATFYYHFEDIYDLLEKVLSEVLLVNLNYEIYKNDELNEETFISIFKAITHFQKSLSNRCHRGYEDTIARIIREQLEIIFYKLLLKQNKTEEDEAVKITAVLLSWGIYGTSVEWRRNSKEILPEQYIKSAIPYIITGIMH, encoded by the coding sequence GTGATTCCATCAAAGACGGACCCCCGTGTTCTGCGTACTCGCAAATTAATTATGGATTCTTTCATTGAACTTTCAGGGAGACAGGAATTTAAGGATATTACCATAAAGGATATAACTACAGAAGCCATGATTAATCGTGCCACTTTTTATTATCATTTTGAAGATATATATGACTTGTTAGAGAAGGTATTATCAGAAGTATTGTTAGTGAATTTGAATTATGAGATTTACAAAAATGACGAACTAAACGAAGAAACCTTCATTAGTATCTTTAAAGCGATAACCCATTTCCAAAAGTCATTATCCAATCGTTGCCACAGAGGATACGAAGATACCATTGCCCGTATTATTAGGGAACAGCTCGAAATCATTTTTTACAAATTGCTGTTAAAGCAAAATAAAACTGAAGAGGATGAAGCTGTAAAAATTACTGCAGTCCTATTAAGTTGGGGGATTTACGGGACTTCTGTAGAGTGGAGAAGAAATAGTAAGGAAATTTTACCGGAACAATATATCAAATCAGCAATTCCTTATATCATTACCGGGATTATGCACTGA
- a CDS encoding glycosyltransferase, with the protein MKNKWLLALLLTIAFVFNLNPQVASMQVKKKDSACISAKMVQLKSDMEKVWIDHTIWTRSYIVSAISNRYDQKDVLDRLLRNQQDIGNVIKPYYGEAAGDKLADLLREHILIAGKIVGAAKAGNQADVKKLETDWHRNADDITKFLSEANPNWQYKAIQDMLYTHLQLITEIVLACIKGDWKADIEATDKNEIHMIHFANILTEGIVKQFPEKF; encoded by the coding sequence GTGAAAAACAAGTGGTTGCTAGCGTTGCTTTTAACCATTGCGTTCGTATTTAATTTGAATCCGCAAGTAGCATCCATGCAGGTCAAGAAGAAGGATTCGGCTTGTATCAGTGCCAAAATGGTGCAACTGAAAAGCGATATGGAGAAGGTTTGGATCGATCATACGATATGGACGAGAAGCTACATTGTCAGTGCCATATCGAATCGCTATGATCAGAAGGACGTATTGGATCGGCTTTTGCGGAACCAACAGGATATTGGCAATGTGATCAAGCCATATTATGGGGAAGCCGCCGGTGATAAGCTGGCAGATCTTCTGCGAGAGCATATTCTGATCGCAGGGAAAATTGTAGGAGCTGCCAAAGCGGGCAATCAGGCGGATGTGAAAAAGCTAGAGACGGATTGGCATAGAAACGCCGACGATATCACCAAATTTTTAAGCGAAGCGAATCCGAACTGGCAGTATAAAGCGATACAGGATATGCTTTATACGCATCTTCAGTTAATTACTGAAATCGTCCTTGCCTGTATTAAAGGAGATTGGAAAGCGGATATTGAAGCAACCGACAAAAACGAGATCCATATGATTCATTTTGCGAATATCCTGACAGAAGGCATTGTCAAACAGTTTCCTGAAAAATTTTAA